One window from the genome of Dermacentor silvarum isolate Dsil-2018 chromosome 7, BIME_Dsil_1.4, whole genome shotgun sequence encodes:
- the LOC125946592 gene encoding uncharacterized protein K02A2.6-like, whose protein sequence is MALADMLSRAPAPGDGTATDTTDVEIHAVSVVSSLVSERTALRLAQVDQLRDLSTNSVTERLGAMFSRYGIPTEVCTDNGPQFSSQVFARFAKLYDFQHVTSSPRFPRSNGLAEKGVQVVKRILKKSTEANEDFWLGLLSYRASPLEDGRPPGELLQRRRLRTPLPDFTPQPVVHTTKHKQTSRRHHTLPPLQHNDVVRVKGTSWSEKAKVMAPAGPRSFYVRTEGHKTLRRNREHLLGTKESFSPDMSASESDNEQDTTPSDGANTPPAVSPLVCL, encoded by the exons ATGGCACTGGCGGACATGCTGTCAAGGGCACCCGCTCCTGGAGACGGCACTGCCACGGACACCACCGATGTTGAAATTCACGCCGTCAGCGTGGTGTCGTCACTCGTCAGCGAAAGAACTGCCCTACGCCTCGCAC AAGTCGACCAGCTGCGTGACCTGTCAACCAACTCCGTGACGGAGAGGCTCGGAGCGATGTTCTCACGATACGGCATCCCAACAGAAGTGTGCACTGACAATGGTCCCCAATTTTCCAGCCAGGTGTTTGCCCGTTTCGCTAAGCTGTACGACTTTCAGCACGTGACTTCAAGTCCCCGGTTCCCGCGCTCAAACGGACTAGCAGAAAAAGGCGTGCAAGTGGTGAAAAGAATATTGAAAAAGTCCACCGAAGCAAACGAAGACTTCTGGCTTGGTTTGCTTAGCTACAGAGCCAGCCCCTTGGAAGATGGACGGCCCCCTGGCGAACTGCTTCAACGAAGGCGTTTGCGCACCCCTCTACCTGACTTCACACCGCAGCCAGTAGTACACACAACGAAGCACAAGCAAACAAGTCGGAGGCATCATACCTTGCCCCCCCTTCAACATAATGACGTCGTGCGAGTGAAGGGAACGTCATGGTCAGAGAAAGCCAAGGTAATGGCACCAGCTGGACCACGCTCCTTCTATGTCCGCACAGAGGGCCACAAGACACTACGCCGAAACCGCGAACACTTGCTAGGCACGAAAGAAAGCTTCAGTCCCGACATGTCGGCAAGTGAGTCAGATAACGAACAAGATACCACGCCGTCTGACGGTGCAAATACTCCACCAGCTGTGTCTCCATTGGTGTGCCTATGA